A stretch of the Sphingobacterium thalpophilum genome encodes the following:
- a CDS encoding porin family protein, which produces MKKILPALLLICGSIATAQAQLLPGFEVGLKGALNFSKFKSDGKYFNSDTKAGYQAGLYGRVGVLGFHVQPEVYLTGKNTTVKAENGETTDVKFTTVDVPVLLGKRFGLGPIGARIQTGPIFSFKVDDKQDKVIDQLNPNNYKKSGTSWAFGVGADISSLRVDVRYEMGLNKVNNESQANPKINMWSIGLGYRLFSIL; this is translated from the coding sequence ATGAAAAAGATTTTACCCGCATTACTCTTGATTTGTGGTAGCATAGCAACAGCACAGGCACAGTTGTTACCAGGTTTTGAAGTCGGCCTAAAAGGCGCTTTGAACTTTTCAAAATTCAAAAGCGACGGCAAATACTTCAATTCAGATACCAAAGCAGGTTATCAAGCAGGTCTTTACGGCCGTGTCGGCGTCTTGGGATTCCATGTGCAACCAGAGGTCTACCTAACGGGCAAAAACACTACCGTAAAAGCAGAAAATGGAGAAACGACAGATGTAAAGTTTACAACAGTTGACGTTCCGGTATTGTTGGGTAAACGTTTTGGTCTAGGGCCAATCGGTGCAAGAATACAGACCGGCCCAATTTTCTCATTTAAAGTAGACGACAAACAGGATAAAGTGATCGACCAGCTGAACCCGAACAATTACAAAAAAAGCGGCACATCATGGGCTTTTGGCGTGGGCGCTGACATTTCAAGCTTACGGGTAGACGTACGTTATGAAATGGGACTGAATAAGGTCAACAACGAAAGCCAGGCAAATCCCAAAATCAATATGTGGAGTATTGGCTTAGGCTATAGATTATTCAGCATCCTGTAG
- a CDS encoding succinate dehydrogenase cytochrome b subunit has translation MSKSKPVFSSSIGKKLIMSLTGIFLCLFLVVHLVGNLQLFKDDAGLAFNKYAYFMTHFTPIKVVSYLLYASVIIHVIYAITLTMKNKAARPIGYAKYDGQANSKWNSRNMGILGTVILVFIATHMSNFWWKFHNDQVPYIEYRTDLATGQTTARELQASEFHDYQETVENNVQIVKARDLYKQVDFAFQNVALVALYVIAMAALAFHLIHGFQSAFQTLGFNHRRYIGIIRGIGVWVFGVLIPIGFALMPLFFFFK, from the coding sequence ATGAGTAAATCAAAGCCAGTTTTCAGTTCTTCGATTGGGAAGAAGCTAATCATGAGCTTAACAGGAATCTTTCTATGTTTATTCCTGGTTGTTCACTTGGTTGGTAACTTGCAATTATTTAAAGATGATGCGGGTCTAGCGTTCAACAAGTACGCTTACTTTATGACTCACTTTACACCAATCAAAGTTGTTTCTTACTTATTGTATGCTTCGGTAATCATTCACGTCATCTATGCCATCACATTGACGATGAAAAATAAAGCCGCTCGTCCTATTGGTTATGCTAAATATGACGGCCAAGCAAACAGTAAATGGAATTCACGCAACATGGGTATCTTGGGTACGGTCATTTTAGTATTCATAGCTACGCATATGTCCAATTTTTGGTGGAAGTTCCATAATGATCAAGTACCGTACATTGAATACCGCACTGATTTGGCAACTGGACAAACAACAGCGAGAGAACTTCAAGCTTCTGAATTCCATGACTATCAGGAAACGGTAGAAAACAATGTTCAAATCGTAAAGGCAAGAGATTTGTACAAACAAGTAGACTTTGCTTTTCAAAATGTTGCATTGGTCGCTTTATATGTCATTGCGATGGCAGCGCTGGCATTCCACTTAATTCATGGTTTCCAATCCGCATTCCAGACTTTGGGTTTCAATCACAGAAGATACATTGGAATTATCAGAGGGATCGGTGTTTGGGTATTTGGGGTTTTAATTCCAATAGGCTTTGCATTAATGCCATTGTTTTTCTTCTTTAAATAA
- a CDS encoding fumarate reductase/succinate dehydrogenase flavoprotein subunit — translation MLDSKVPAGPLAQKWSNHKFNLKLVNPANKRKFTIIVVGTGLAGASAAASLAELGYNVITFCYQDSPRRAHSIAAQGGINAAKSYQNDGDSVFRLFYDTIKGGDYRSREANVYRLAEVSVNIIDQCVAQGVPFAREYGGLLDNRSFGGAQVSRTFYARGQTGQQLLLGAYSALNRQIKKGKVKSYTRHEMLDLVVIDGHAKGVVTRDLVSGKIETHAAHAVLMCTGGYGNVFFLSTNAMGCNVTAAWRAHKRGAYFANPCYTQIHPTCIPVTGDHQSKLTLMSESLRNDGRVWVPKTREMAEKLRKGEIKANDIKEEDRDYFLERKYPSFGNLVPRDVASRNAKEAVDDGRGVGKTGFAVFLDFKEAIGRLGEDAVRAKYGNLFDMYYQITDENPYKEPMRIYPAVHYTMGGVWVDYNLMTTIPGLYALGECNFSDHGANRLGASALMQGLADGYFVIPYTVGDYLAKLGSFAPVDHNHPAFEATRKEVEDRINKLLSLKGTQTVDDIHKKLGHIMWEYCGMARTAEGLQKAQGLIQELRKEFWTNARVLGENEELNLSLEKAGRVADFLELGELMVVDALQRAESCGGHFRLESQTEEGEAKRNDEEFAYVSAWEYKGENVPEQLHKEDLVFENVQLTQRSYK, via the coding sequence ATGTTAGATTCAAAAGTACCAGCGGGCCCATTGGCCCAAAAGTGGTCAAATCATAAATTTAATCTTAAATTGGTTAACCCTGCTAACAAACGTAAGTTTACGATTATCGTTGTTGGTACAGGTCTCGCAGGTGCGTCTGCAGCTGCATCGTTAGCCGAACTAGGATACAATGTAATTACATTCTGTTACCAGGATTCACCTCGTCGTGCCCACTCAATCGCGGCTCAAGGTGGTATTAATGCGGCGAAGAGTTATCAAAATGATGGTGACTCAGTGTTTCGTTTATTCTACGATACGATCAAAGGAGGTGATTACCGTTCACGTGAAGCAAACGTATATCGTTTGGCGGAAGTTTCGGTGAATATTATCGACCAATGCGTTGCGCAAGGTGTTCCATTTGCACGTGAATATGGCGGTCTATTGGACAACCGTTCTTTTGGTGGTGCTCAAGTAAGCCGTACATTTTATGCGCGTGGTCAAACTGGACAACAGTTATTATTGGGAGCTTACTCTGCATTGAACCGTCAGATTAAAAAAGGTAAAGTCAAATCCTATACACGTCATGAGATGCTGGATTTGGTAGTGATTGACGGTCACGCTAAGGGAGTCGTTACACGTGACCTTGTATCCGGTAAAATTGAAACACATGCTGCGCATGCTGTATTGATGTGTACTGGTGGTTATGGCAACGTATTCTTCTTATCGACCAATGCCATGGGTTGTAACGTGACTGCAGCTTGGAGAGCGCACAAACGCGGTGCTTATTTTGCAAATCCATGTTACACGCAGATCCACCCTACGTGTATCCCTGTCACTGGAGATCACCAGTCGAAATTGACTTTGATGTCAGAATCTCTTCGTAATGATGGTCGTGTCTGGGTTCCTAAAACCCGTGAAATGGCGGAGAAATTACGTAAGGGGGAGATCAAAGCCAATGATATCAAAGAAGAGGATAGAGATTACTTCCTGGAACGTAAATATCCTTCGTTCGGTAATTTGGTACCACGCGACGTTGCCTCACGTAATGCCAAAGAAGCTGTTGATGACGGCCGCGGAGTAGGTAAAACTGGTTTTGCCGTTTTCTTGGATTTTAAAGAAGCGATCGGCCGCCTAGGTGAAGATGCTGTACGTGCAAAATATGGTAACTTATTTGACATGTACTACCAGATCACAGATGAAAATCCTTATAAAGAACCGATGCGTATCTACCCTGCTGTACATTATACAATGGGTGGTGTATGGGTTGATTACAATTTAATGACTACAATTCCGGGTCTTTATGCCCTAGGTGAATGTAACTTTTCGGATCACGGCGCTAACCGCTTAGGTGCATCTGCGTTGATGCAAGGGCTTGCTGATGGCTACTTCGTTATTCCTTACACAGTGGGGGACTACCTAGCTAAATTAGGTTCTTTCGCTCCAGTTGACCACAATCACCCAGCGTTTGAAGCTACACGGAAAGAAGTGGAAGACCGAATCAATAAGTTATTGTCGCTAAAAGGTACGCAAACAGTGGATGATATCCACAAAAAGCTAGGTCACATCATGTGGGAATATTGTGGAATGGCGCGTACTGCAGAAGGATTACAAAAAGCGCAAGGTTTGATCCAGGAGCTTAGAAAAGAATTCTGGACCAATGCTAGAGTTCTTGGTGAGAACGAAGAACTTAACCTTTCTTTAGAGAAAGCTGGCCGTGTAGCAGACTTCTTGGAATTGGGCGAATTAATGGTCGTCGACGCACTGCAACGTGCAGAGTCCTGCGGTGGTCACTTCCGCTTGGAAAGCCAAACTGAAGAAGGGGAAGCCAAACGTAACGATGAAGAATTCGCTTATGTATCGGCTTGGGAATACAAGGGAGAAAATGTACCTGAGCAATTGCACAAGGAAGATCTTGTATTCGAAAACGTTCAGTTAACACAAAGAAGTTATAAATAA